In the Variovorax sp. S12S4 genome, one interval contains:
- a CDS encoding adenosylcobinamide-GDP ribazoletransferase yields the protein MNGVRHYLLALQFFTRVPVTGRLAEWVGFSPQMLRASAAHFPGVGWLVGFVGAAVFVLALQGLSGAAGALAAALLSMVATVLLTGAFHEDGLADVADGLGGSADRNRALEIMKDSRIGAFGAIALVLALGLKAALLASLAGQGVQAVAGAIVGAHVLSRLAPLFLIRWLPYVGDAGASKAKPLADAIGGGALLVGVLWSVPALALVLVTQGPARTAAVVAACAVAALVMARMFRRRLQGFTGDGLGATQQVCELAIYLALAWQA from the coding sequence ATGAACGGCGTTCGCCACTACCTGCTGGCACTGCAGTTCTTCACGCGGGTGCCGGTGACTGGGCGACTCGCTGAGTGGGTCGGATTCAGCCCCCAGATGCTGCGCGCGAGCGCGGCGCATTTTCCGGGCGTCGGCTGGCTCGTGGGGTTTGTGGGGGCCGCCGTTTTTGTTCTGGCGCTGCAGGGCCTGTCGGGCGCGGCTGGTGCGCTGGCAGCGGCGCTGCTGAGCATGGTGGCAACCGTGCTGCTCACCGGCGCCTTTCATGAGGATGGCTTGGCCGACGTGGCCGACGGACTGGGCGGATCGGCCGACCGAAACCGCGCGCTCGAGATCATGAAGGACTCGCGCATCGGCGCCTTCGGCGCCATTGCGCTGGTGCTTGCGCTGGGCCTCAAGGCCGCGCTGCTTGCTTCGCTGGCGGGGCAGGGGGTGCAGGCGGTGGCCGGGGCCATCGTCGGCGCGCATGTGCTGTCGCGGCTGGCGCCGCTGTTTTTGATTCGCTGGCTGCCGTATGTGGGCGATGCCGGTGCGAGCAAGGCCAAGCCGCTGGCCGATGCAATCGGCGGCGGCGCCTTGCTGGTCGGCGTGCTCTGGTCGGTTCCTGCCCTTGCGCTGGTGCTGGTGACGCAAGGCCCCGCGAGAACAGCGGCCGTCGTGGCGGCATGTGCCGTTGCGGCATTGGTCATGGCGCGCATGTTCCGGCGCCGGCTGCAGGGCTTTACCGGCGACGGGCTCGGCGCCACGCAACAGGTGTGCGAGCTTGCAATCTATCTTGCACTGGCGTGGCAGGCATGA
- the cobT gene encoding nicotinate-nucleotide--dimethylbenzimidazole phosphoribosyltransferase produces MTDKNTIPSITDIRDDALAARLQGALDNKTKPLGALGRLEGLALRIGMILGSETPVLEAPQMLVCAGDHGLAARGVSAFPSDVTWQMVENFLAGGAAVSVLARQHGLALTVVDCGVRRDFQARPGLVSRRIAAGTADASAGPAMTAGQCAQAIANGREVVRALPGNALLLGEMGIGNSSAAAMLLARLAGLDIDACTGAGTGLDAAGLARKRTVLREVLALHASAVAPLDALAAFGGFEIATLVGAVLQAAEERRVIVVDGFIASAAVLVAQALQPHVAQRCVAAHSSAEPGHALLLKHLGLEPLLNLDLRLGEGSGGALAWPLLESACRILREMASFEAAGVSRKGG; encoded by the coding sequence ATGACCGACAAGAACACCATTCCTTCCATCACTGACATCCGCGATGACGCGCTTGCGGCACGGCTGCAGGGCGCGCTCGACAACAAGACCAAGCCGCTCGGCGCGCTCGGCCGCCTCGAAGGGCTGGCGCTGCGTATCGGGATGATCCTGGGTAGCGAAACGCCCGTGCTCGAAGCGCCCCAGATGCTGGTGTGCGCGGGCGACCATGGCCTGGCGGCGCGCGGTGTCTCCGCATTTCCCAGCGACGTGACCTGGCAGATGGTCGAGAACTTTCTTGCGGGCGGCGCGGCCGTGAGCGTGCTGGCGCGCCAACATGGGCTGGCGCTGACGGTGGTCGACTGCGGCGTGCGGCGCGACTTCCAGGCGCGTCCGGGGCTGGTGTCGCGCCGCATCGCCGCCGGCACCGCCGATGCGTCGGCTGGGCCTGCGATGACGGCAGGGCAATGCGCGCAAGCCATTGCCAACGGCCGCGAGGTGGTGCGCGCGCTCCCCGGCAATGCCTTGCTGCTCGGCGAGATGGGCATCGGCAACAGCTCGGCGGCGGCCATGCTGCTTGCGCGGCTGGCGGGCCTCGACATCGATGCCTGCACCGGCGCAGGCACGGGGCTCGACGCCGCCGGGCTGGCGCGCAAGCGCACAGTGCTGCGCGAAGTGCTGGCCCTGCATGCATCGGCGGTTGCGCCGCTCGATGCATTGGCTGCGTTCGGCGGCTTCGAAATTGCCACCCTGGTCGGCGCGGTGCTGCAGGCGGCAGAAGAGCGGCGCGTGATCGTGGTCGATGGATTCATCGCGAGCGCGGCGGTGCTGGTGGCGCAGGCACTGCAGCCGCACGTGGCCCAGCGCTGCGTGGCCGCGCACAGCTCGGCGGAACCGGGGCATGCGCTGTTGTTGAAGCACCTCGGGTTGGAGCCACTGCTGAATCTGGACTTGCGCCTTGGCGAAGGCTCGGGCGGCGCGCTGGCGTGGCCGCTGCTCGAATCGGCCTGCCGCATCCTGCGCGAAATGGCGAGCTTCGAGGCGGCGGGCGTGTCGCGCAAGGGCGGCTGA
- a CDS encoding cobyric acid synthase — translation MTTRCVMVLGTTSGAGKSWLVTALCRWYARQGLKVAPFKAQNMSNNARVVDGGEVGSAQYFQALAARAMPDVRMNPLLLKPERDTHSQVVLMGQVNQELTAMPWRGRSERVWPQIASAFDELRAENDVVVIEGAGSPAEINLMASDIVNLRVARHADARCLLVTDIDRGGAFAHLYGTWALMPESDRALLRGFVLNKFRGDASLLAPAPQQLQALTGVPTVATLPMWWQHGLPEEDGVFDDRSRSSGVVTRTVAVVAYPRISNLDEFQPLKNVPGVRLVWARTPADVAGADWIVLPGSKHTSGDLAWLRTQGLDRAIAAHAAGGGAVLGVCGGLQMLGEALVDPHGIDGNAPGLGLLPLVTVFEREKTVRHRAAVFGELGGAWASLSNVPVAGYEIHHGHTAIHPQMAQDGHAVMPEGLAWQNARGNVLGLYLHGLFEDAAALHALFGAAAPTLDSTFDGLADFIDTHFEAGVLQGLIA, via the coding sequence ATGACAACCCGATGCGTGATGGTTCTGGGCACGACCAGTGGCGCCGGCAAGAGCTGGCTGGTCACTGCGCTGTGCCGCTGGTATGCGCGGCAGGGCCTCAAGGTGGCGCCTTTCAAGGCGCAGAACATGAGCAACAACGCCCGCGTGGTGGATGGCGGGGAGGTCGGCAGCGCGCAGTATTTTCAGGCGCTGGCGGCACGCGCGATGCCCGACGTGCGCATGAACCCGCTGCTGCTCAAGCCCGAGCGCGACACCCACAGCCAGGTGGTGCTGATGGGGCAGGTGAACCAAGAGCTCACGGCCATGCCCTGGCGCGGACGCAGCGAGCGCGTGTGGCCGCAGATTGCTTCGGCGTTCGACGAATTGCGCGCCGAGAACGACGTGGTAGTGATCGAAGGCGCCGGCTCGCCGGCCGAGATCAACCTGATGGCCAGCGACATCGTCAACCTGCGCGTGGCCCGGCATGCGGATGCCCGCTGCCTGCTGGTAACTGATATCGACCGCGGCGGGGCCTTCGCGCATCTCTATGGCACCTGGGCATTGATGCCCGAGAGCGACCGCGCATTGCTGCGCGGCTTTGTTCTCAACAAGTTTCGCGGCGATGCCTCGCTGCTGGCTCCGGCGCCGCAGCAGCTGCAGGCGCTGACCGGCGTACCCACGGTGGCCACGCTGCCCATGTGGTGGCAGCATGGCCTGCCCGAAGAAGACGGTGTGTTCGACGACCGGAGCCGCTCGAGCGGCGTTGTCACGCGTACCGTGGCGGTGGTGGCGTATCCGCGCATCAGCAATCTGGACGAGTTCCAGCCGCTCAAGAATGTGCCCGGCGTTCGCCTGGTGTGGGCGCGCACGCCGGCCGACGTGGCCGGCGCCGACTGGATCGTGCTGCCCGGCTCCAAGCACACCAGCGGCGACCTCGCGTGGCTGCGCACGCAGGGGCTGGACCGCGCCATTGCCGCGCACGCAGCCGGCGGCGGCGCCGTGCTCGGCGTTTGCGGCGGCTTGCAGATGCTGGGCGAGGCGCTGGTCGATCCGCACGGCATCGACGGCAATGCGCCCGGCCTGGGGCTGCTGCCGCTCGTCACCGTGTTCGAGCGCGAGAAAACCGTGCGCCATCGGGCTGCCGTCTTCGGTGAACTGGGCGGCGCATGGGCTTCACTTTCGAACGTGCCGGTGGCGGGCTACGAAATTCACCACGGCCATACCGCGATACACCCGCAAATGGCGCAGGACGGCCATGCCGTGATGCCCGAAGGCCTGGCCTGGCAGAACGCGCGCGGCAATGTGCTGGGCCTTTACCTGCACGGCCTGTTCGAAGACGCGGCCGCGTTGCACGCGCTCTTCGGCGCCGCGGCCCCCACACTCGATTCCACTTTCGACGGCCTGGCCGATTTCATCGACACCCACTTCGAGGCCGGCGTACTGCAGGGCCTGATCGCATGA
- a CDS encoding efflux transporter outer membrane subunit — protein sequence MKFSVQPWVKPLRTALLPLVAALALAGCATVPSGVPEIQTTAQFKEQGAAPPAGWTRAVPSEAQARGAWWLAFNDPVLNALVEKADVNNNNIQAAAARLAEARALARSAQADRLPQIGLGAGANRGAGLDKATASTRPATMTNIGATFSYEVDLFGRLSGASNAAKLDAASREALLQSTRLAVQAEVAQTYLQLRALDAERALVREQVEAYRDTLRLTQRRQQAGDIAELDVARVQTEVSSTESDALALDRQRAQVEHALAVLVGDSASSFGLRTDEWATALPSVPPGVPATVLTRRPDVSAAQNAVLAAQARVGVAQAAWFPDISLTGAAGYASPEIGDLFKWSARSWGVGALLSLPIFDGGRREAGVQGANAQLDGALANYRNQVLVAFQEVEDQLSAIRILQEQSTVQAQAVTSAQRATSLSDTRYRNGYISQLDLLDARRSELRNRRQALQVKSAQYQAAVGLIRAIGGGWEVPAATAQAQPGAPGQVQTAAR from the coding sequence ATGAAATTCTCAGTACAACCTTGGGTCAAGCCGCTTCGCACCGCCTTGCTGCCGCTGGTGGCAGCCCTGGCGCTGGCCGGCTGCGCGACCGTGCCCTCCGGCGTGCCGGAGATCCAGACCACCGCCCAGTTCAAGGAGCAGGGCGCGGCCCCGCCCGCGGGCTGGACGCGTGCCGTGCCTTCCGAAGCGCAGGCCCGCGGCGCATGGTGGCTGGCCTTCAACGACCCGGTGCTCAATGCGCTGGTCGAAAAGGCGGACGTCAACAACAACAACATCCAGGCCGCCGCGGCCCGGCTTGCGGAAGCTCGCGCCCTGGCGCGCAGCGCCCAGGCCGACCGCCTGCCGCAAATCGGCCTGGGCGCCGGCGCCAATCGCGGTGCGGGCCTCGACAAGGCCACGGCCAGCACCCGGCCGGCCACGATGACCAATATCGGCGCCACCTTCTCGTACGAGGTCGACCTGTTCGGCCGGCTCTCGGGCGCAAGCAATGCGGCCAAGCTCGATGCGGCCAGCCGCGAAGCGCTGCTGCAAAGCACGCGCCTTGCCGTGCAGGCCGAGGTGGCGCAAACCTACTTGCAACTGCGTGCGCTCGACGCCGAGCGCGCCCTGGTGCGCGAGCAGGTCGAGGCCTACCGCGACACGCTGCGCCTGACGCAGCGCCGCCAGCAGGCCGGCGACATTGCCGAGCTCGACGTGGCACGCGTGCAGACCGAGGTGTCGTCGACCGAGTCGGATGCGCTCGCGCTCGACCGCCAGCGTGCGCAGGTCGAGCATGCGCTTGCGGTGCTGGTGGGCGATTCGGCCTCGAGCTTCGGCCTGCGTACCGACGAGTGGGCCACCGCGCTGCCGTCGGTGCCGCCGGGCGTGCCGGCCACGGTGCTCACGCGCCGCCCGGACGTCTCGGCCGCGCAGAACGCCGTGCTCGCGGCGCAGGCTCGCGTGGGCGTGGCACAAGCCGCCTGGTTCCCGGACATCTCGCTGACCGGGGCCGCCGGCTATGCGTCGCCGGAAATCGGCGACCTGTTCAAGTGGTCGGCCCGCTCGTGGGGCGTGGGCGCGCTGCTCTCGCTGCCGATCTTCGACGGCGGCCGCCGCGAAGCCGGCGTGCAGGGCGCCAATGCGCAGCTCGACGGTGCGCTTGCCAACTACCGCAACCAGGTGCTGGTCGCGTTCCAGGAGGTGGAAGACCAGCTCTCCGCCATCCGCATCCTGCAGGAGCAGTCGACCGTGCAGGCGCAGGCCGTCACTTCGGCCCAGCGCGCGACCAGCCTGTCGGACACGCGCTATCGCAACGGCTATATCAGCCAGCTCGACCTGCTCGACGCCCGCCGCAGCGAACTGCGCAACCGGCGCCAGGCGCTGCAGGTGAAGTCGGCGCAATACCAGGCGGCTGTTGGGCTGATCCGCGCCATCGGCGGTGGGTGGGAAGTGCCGGCTGCCACGGCGCAGGCACAACCCGGGGCACCGGGCCAGGTACAGACCGCGGCACGCTGA
- a CDS encoding efflux RND transporter permease subunit — translation MNLSKFFIDRPIFAGVLSLLILIAGLIALRGLPISEYPEVAPPSVVVRAQYPGANPKVIAETVATPLEEQINGVEGMLYMGSQATTDGVMTLTVTFRLGTDPDKAQQLVQNRVSQAEPRLPEEVRRLGITTVKSAPDLTMVVHLVSPNNRYDINYLRNYAVLNVKDPLARIEGVGQVQIFGGGDYSMRVWLDPQKVAQRGLSASDVVAAIRGQNVQAAAGVVGASPGLSGVDMQLSINAQGRLQSEEEFGDIIVKSGTDGAVTRLRDIGRLEMGAADYSLRSLLNNDPAVGMGVFQAPGSNALDISSNVRKTMAELNKNMPEGLEYRIAYDPTQFVRASIESVIHTLLEAILLVVLVVILFLQTWRASIIPLLAVPVSVIGTFAVLHVLGFSINALSLFGLVLAIGIVVDDAIVVVENVERNIEAGLTPREATYRAMREVSGPIIAIALVLVAVFVPLAFISGLTGQFYKQFAVTIAISTVISAINSLTLSPALAALLLRGHDQPKDALTRGMDKAFGWLFRGFNKLFSRGSEAYSGGVKSVISRKTLMLVIYLALVGVTFGLFKAVPSGFVPAQDKQYLIGFAQLPDGATLDRTDEVIQRMGEIMKKNPNVEDAIAFPGLSINGFTNSSNSGIVFATLKPFDQRKRADQSGGAVAGQLNGAFASIQDAFIVMFPPPPVAGLGTTGGFKLQLEDRASVGYDQMDAAVKAFMAKAYAAPELTGMFTSWQVNVPQLYADIDRTKARQLGVPVTDIFDTMQIYLGSLYANDFNKFGRTYSVRVQADAPYRARAEDVGMLKVRSTTGEMVPLSALMKVNSTFGPERAMRYNGYLAADINGGPAPGYSSGQAQDAITKIAAETLPKGVTFEWTELTYQEILAGNSAFLVFPLAILLVFLVLAAQYESLTLPIAIILIVPMGILAAMTGVWISGGDNNVFTQIGLIVLVGLSAKNAILIVEFARELEFAGRTPIQAAIEASRLRLRPILMTSLAFVMGVLPLVLSTGAGSEMRKAMGVAVFAGMIGVTAFGLFLTPVFYVLMRRLAGNRALKLHGDVPHGEDFVSAAHPAAPAPSSHGGSGGGGLHPLPAAPRPSHGSHD, via the coding sequence ATGAATCTCTCTAAATTCTTCATCGACCGGCCGATCTTTGCCGGCGTGCTGTCGCTATTGATATTGATAGCCGGCCTGATCGCGCTGCGCGGGTTGCCGATCTCGGAATACCCCGAAGTCGCACCGCCCTCGGTGGTGGTGCGTGCCCAGTACCCGGGCGCCAACCCCAAGGTGATTGCCGAAACCGTGGCAACGCCGCTCGAAGAGCAGATCAACGGCGTCGAAGGCATGCTCTACATGGGCAGCCAGGCCACCACCGACGGCGTGATGACGCTGACGGTGACCTTCCGCCTCGGCACCGATCCCGACAAGGCCCAGCAGCTGGTGCAGAACCGCGTCTCGCAAGCCGAGCCGCGCCTGCCGGAAGAAGTGCGCCGCCTCGGCATCACGACCGTCAAGAGCGCGCCTGACCTGACGATGGTGGTTCACCTCGTTTCGCCGAACAACCGCTACGACATCAACTACCTGCGCAACTACGCGGTGCTGAACGTGAAGGACCCGCTCGCGCGCATCGAAGGCGTGGGCCAGGTGCAGATCTTCGGCGGCGGCGACTACTCGATGCGCGTGTGGCTCGACCCGCAGAAGGTTGCGCAGCGCGGCCTCTCGGCCAGCGACGTGGTGGCTGCGATCCGCGGCCAGAACGTGCAGGCCGCGGCCGGTGTGGTCGGCGCTTCGCCGGGCCTCTCGGGCGTGGACATGCAGCTCTCGATCAATGCGCAAGGGCGCCTGCAGAGCGAGGAAGAGTTCGGCGACATCATCGTGAAGAGCGGCACCGACGGCGCCGTGACCCGCCTGCGCGACATCGGCCGCCTTGAAATGGGTGCTGCCGACTACTCGCTGCGTTCGCTGCTGAACAACGACCCGGCCGTTGGCATGGGCGTGTTCCAGGCGCCTGGCTCCAACGCGCTCGACATCTCGTCCAACGTTCGCAAGACGATGGCCGAGCTCAACAAGAACATGCCCGAAGGCCTGGAATACCGCATTGCGTATGACCCGACGCAGTTCGTGCGCGCATCGATCGAATCGGTGATTCACACGCTGCTCGAAGCCATCCTGCTGGTGGTGCTGGTCGTGATCCTGTTCCTGCAGACCTGGCGCGCTTCCATCATTCCGCTGCTGGCCGTGCCGGTGTCGGTGATCGGTACCTTTGCGGTGCTGCACGTGCTGGGCTTTTCCATCAATGCGCTGAGCCTGTTCGGACTAGTGCTGGCCATCGGTATCGTGGTGGACGACGCCATCGTGGTGGTGGAAAACGTCGAGCGAAACATCGAGGCGGGGCTGACGCCGCGCGAAGCGACCTACCGCGCAATGCGCGAAGTGTCGGGGCCCATCATCGCAATCGCGCTGGTGCTGGTGGCCGTGTTCGTTCCGCTGGCTTTCATCAGCGGCCTCACGGGCCAGTTCTACAAGCAGTTTGCGGTGACCATCGCGATCTCGACGGTGATCTCGGCCATCAACTCGCTCACGCTGTCGCCGGCTCTCGCGGCACTGCTGCTGCGCGGCCATGATCAGCCCAAGGATGCGCTGACCCGCGGCATGGACAAGGCCTTCGGCTGGCTGTTCCGCGGCTTCAACAAGCTCTTCAGCCGCGGCTCGGAAGCCTACAGCGGCGGCGTCAAGAGCGTGATCTCGCGCAAGACGTTGATGCTGGTGATCTACCTCGCGCTGGTCGGCGTGACCTTCGGCCTCTTCAAGGCGGTTCCCAGCGGCTTCGTGCCGGCGCAGGACAAGCAATACCTGATCGGTTTTGCCCAGCTGCCCGACGGCGCCACGCTCGACCGCACCGACGAAGTGATCCAGCGCATGGGCGAGATCATGAAGAAGAACCCGAACGTGGAAGACGCCATCGCGTTCCCGGGCCTGTCGATCAACGGCTTCACCAACAGCTCGAACTCGGGCATCGTGTTTGCCACGCTCAAGCCCTTCGACCAGCGCAAGCGCGCCGACCAGAGCGGCGGTGCAGTGGCCGGCCAACTCAACGGTGCCTTTGCCAGCATCCAGGACGCGTTCATCGTGATGTTCCCGCCGCCGCCGGTGGCGGGCCTGGGCACCACGGGCGGCTTCAAGCTGCAGCTGGAAGACCGCGCCTCGGTGGGGTACGACCAGATGGACGCCGCGGTGAAGGCCTTCATGGCCAAGGCCTATGCAGCGCCCGAGCTCACGGGCATGTTCACGAGCTGGCAGGTCAACGTGCCGCAGCTGTATGCGGACATCGACCGCACCAAGGCCCGCCAGCTCGGCGTGCCGGTGACGGACATCTTCGACACCATGCAGATCTACCTCGGTAGCCTGTACGCGAACGACTTCAACAAGTTCGGCCGCACGTACAGCGTGCGTGTGCAGGCCGATGCGCCTTACCGCGCTCGTGCCGAAGACGTGGGCATGCTGAAGGTGCGCTCGACCACGGGCGAAATGGTGCCGCTGTCGGCGCTCATGAAGGTGAACTCGACCTTTGGCCCGGAACGCGCCATGCGCTACAACGGCTACCTGGCAGCCGACATCAACGGCGGCCCGGCTCCCGGCTATTCGTCGGGCCAGGCGCAGGACGCGATCACCAAGATTGCGGCCGAGACGCTGCCCAAGGGCGTGACCTTCGAGTGGACCGAGCTGACCTACCAGGAAATCCTGGCCGGCAACTCCGCCTTCCTGGTGTTTCCGCTGGCCATTCTGCTGGTGTTCCTGGTGCTGGCCGCGCAGTATGAAAGCCTGACGCTGCCGATCGCGATCATCTTGATCGTGCCCATGGGCATCCTGGCTGCGATGACGGGCGTATGGATATCGGGGGGTGACAACAACGTCTTCACGCAGATCGGGTTGATCGTGCTGGTGGGGCTGAGTGCGAAGAACGCGATCCTGATCGTGGAGTTTGCACGCGAGCTCGAGTTTGCCGGCCGCACGCCCATCCAGGCTGCGATCGAAGCCAGCCGCCTGCGCCTGCGCCCGATTCTCATGACCTCGCTGGCCTTCGTGATGGGCGTGCTGCCCCTCGTGCTGTCGACCGGCGCGGGCTCTGAAATGCGCAAGGCCATGGGCGTGGCGGTGTTCGCCGGAATGATCGGTGTGACGGCTTTCGGCCTGTTCCTGACGCCGGTGTTCTACGTGCTGATGCGCCGCCTGGCGGGCAACCGCGCACTCAAGCTGCATGGCGACGTGCCGCACGGGGAAGACTTCGTTTCGGCGGCCCATCCCGCTGCACCGGCACCGTCGTCCCACGGTGGTTCGGGCGGCGGCGGGCTGCACCCGCTGCCTGCTGCGCCGCGCCCTTCGCACGGCTCGCACGACTGA
- a CDS encoding efflux RND transporter periplasmic adaptor subunit — MSNNKQKLSSVARKGLWPTVTGLTALLAVAAAVLGMQSFKAEATAPAAAQQGTPVSVATVAQSEVNAWDEFSGRLEAVQRVDVRSRVAGAVQAVHFREGALVKQGDLLITIDPAPYAAEVERAEAQVASAQARQAFSRSEQERAKRLWDQQAIAQREYDERVNASREADANLRAAQATLQSARLNLGYTQVRAPVSGRIGKLEVTQGNLVAAGPGAPVLTTLVSVSPIYASFDADEQVITRALKDLPSGASARGQIESIPVQMGTSGFDGTPFVGKLQLIDNQVDARSGTVRVRASFDNKDGALIPGQFARIRMGQARNDSALLVSERAIGTDQNKKFVMVVGEDNKAMYREVTLGASVNGLRVVSKGLKAGERVVVNGLQHIRPGALVVPQNVTMDAKADTKQQQPERVAEAAKS, encoded by the coding sequence ATGTCGAACAATAAGCAAAAACTGTCTTCCGTCGCCCGCAAGGGCCTGTGGCCCACAGTGACCGGCCTCACCGCACTGCTGGCTGTGGCCGCCGCCGTGCTTGGCATGCAGAGCTTCAAGGCGGAGGCCACGGCACCCGCCGCGGCGCAACAGGGCACACCGGTATCCGTGGCCACCGTGGCCCAAAGCGAAGTCAACGCCTGGGACGAGTTCTCGGGCCGGCTCGAAGCCGTGCAGCGCGTCGATGTGCGCTCCCGCGTAGCGGGCGCCGTGCAGGCGGTGCACTTTCGCGAAGGCGCGTTGGTGAAGCAGGGCGACCTGTTGATCACCATCGATCCCGCACCGTACGCCGCCGAAGTGGAGCGTGCCGAAGCCCAAGTAGCCTCCGCCCAGGCCCGCCAGGCATTCAGCCGCAGCGAGCAGGAACGCGCCAAGCGCCTGTGGGACCAGCAGGCCATTGCCCAGCGCGAATATGACGAGCGCGTGAACGCCAGCCGCGAGGCCGATGCCAACCTGCGTGCCGCGCAAGCGACGCTGCAATCGGCGCGCCTCAACCTGGGCTACACGCAAGTGCGTGCGCCCGTGTCGGGCCGCATCGGCAAGCTCGAGGTGACCCAGGGCAACCTGGTGGCCGCGGGCCCCGGCGCGCCGGTGCTGACCACGCTGGTGTCGGTGAGCCCGATCTACGCGAGCTTCGATGCCGACGAGCAGGTGATCACCCGCGCCCTGAAAGACCTGCCGAGCGGCGCCAGCGCACGCGGCCAGATCGAGAGCATTCCCGTGCAGATGGGCACCTCGGGCTTCGACGGCACGCCCTTCGTCGGCAAGCTGCAGCTGATCGACAACCAGGTCGACGCCCGCAGCGGCACCGTGCGCGTGCGCGCCTCGTTTGACAACAAGGACGGCGCGCTCATTCCGGGCCAGTTTGCCCGCATCCGCATGGGCCAGGCGCGCAATGACTCCGCTCTGCTGGTGAGCGAACGCGCCATCGGCACCGACCAGAACAAGAAGTTCGTGATGGTCGTGGGCGAAGACAACAAGGCCATGTACCGCGAAGTGACGCTCGGCGCATCGGTCAACGGGCTGCGCGTGGTGAGCAAGGGCCTGAAGGCCGGCGAACGCGTGGTGGTGAACGGCCTGCAGCACATCCGCCCCGGCGCACTGGTGGTGCCGCAGAACGTGACGATGGACGCCAAGGCCGACACCAAGCAACAACAACCGGAACGCGTCGCGGAAGCCGCGAAGTCCTGA
- a CDS encoding alpha/beta hydrolase has protein sequence MSPRPSSRSAEAAALAAAQGVEADLSIELPGRAPVDARVYGQRPRGETVPLVLHFHGGTFVCGNLDNGRNVARLLAGAGAVVVSVAYPLAPESPFPEPIEVGYAALEWLYKQRVKLGGKGAQVYLAGEEAGGNLAAGVALIARDRAHPPLAGQILLSPMLDPCAGTASLRKATNDEAECRWAKGWEKYLSCPSNATHPYAVPSGSLRLGALAPALVLVGADDAMRDEALTFAGRLRAAGIDVTSAVLPGAANWPKALYDPEPSGCKACEASVQQHFREFFSATTPPPVAPKPS, from the coding sequence ATGTCACCCCGTCCGTCGTCCCGCTCTGCCGAAGCCGCTGCCCTAGCCGCGGCGCAAGGCGTGGAAGCCGATCTTTCGATCGAGCTGCCCGGCCGCGCGCCGGTGGATGCCCGGGTCTACGGGCAACGCCCGCGCGGCGAAACGGTTCCGCTGGTGCTGCATTTCCACGGCGGCACCTTCGTTTGCGGCAACCTGGACAACGGGCGCAACGTGGCCCGGCTGCTGGCAGGGGCCGGTGCGGTGGTGGTGTCGGTGGCCTACCCGCTGGCACCCGAATCGCCGTTTCCCGAGCCCATTGAAGTGGGCTATGCAGCGCTCGAATGGCTCTACAAGCAGCGCGTCAAGCTCGGCGGCAAGGGCGCCCAGGTGTACCTGGCCGGCGAAGAAGCCGGCGGCAACCTGGCCGCCGGGGTGGCGCTGATCGCCCGCGACCGGGCGCATCCGCCGCTGGCGGGGCAAATTTTGCTGTCGCCCATGCTCGACCCGTGCGCGGGCACTGCGTCGCTGCGCAAGGCGACGAACGACGAGGCCGAATGCCGCTGGGCCAAGGGCTGGGAAAAGTACTTGAGTTGCCCCTCCAACGCAACCCATCCCTACGCCGTTCCGAGCGGATCGCTCCGGCTTGGTGCGTTGGCACCCGCGCTGGTGCTGGTGGGCGCCGACGACGCGATGCGCGACGAGGCGCTGACCTTTGCCGGGCGCCTGCGCGCGGCCGGCATCGACGTGACGAGTGCCGTGTTGCCTGGTGCCGCGAACTGGCCCAAGGCGCTGTACGACCCCGAACCCTCGGGCTGCAAGGCCTGCGAAGCCAGCGTGCAGCAACACTTCCGCGAATTTTTCAGTGCCACCACGCCGCCTCCGGTAGCACCCAAGCCCAGCTAG